In Verrucomicrobiota bacterium, the sequence CACACCGAGAGATCGATGTGGACGCACTTGGCCGGATCCGAGGCGTTCCCGTGGGTGATCGCGTTGGTGGCCGCCTCCTCGAAGGCGGTACGGATGGCGAACAGGTCGTGCGGCGGATAGCCATACCCGTCGAGCTGGTCGCGCAGCCACTGGCGCACGGGTGCCAGCTCTTCGAGCCTGGAGATGCAGAATGACTGGGTAGCCCCGTCCGACGGTCCGGACATACGTGCCTCCGCCCGTGGGGGGCGATCAGAAGCCCTTGAGTGCCTCGGCGACGTCCTTCTTGATATCGAAGATCGTGTCAAGCCGGGTGATCCGGAACACCTCCATGATCTCCGCCTTGATCGAGGCAAGCCGCAGGGTGCCCTTGGCGGCCTCGACCTTCTTCTTGAGCGTGATCAGCTTGCCCAGCGCCGTGCTCGAAAGGTACTCGACCCCCCGAAAATCCACGACAAGCTTGATGTTCGGCGT encodes:
- a CDS encoding STAS domain-containing protein codes for the protein MAGSYERITVDQVKDGAVIVRFKESDILDQINIQEIGEELYSVVESTPNIKLVVDFRGVEYLSSTALGKLITLKKKVEAAKGTLRLASIKAEIMEVFRITRLDTIFDIKKDVAEALKGF